In one Electrophorus electricus isolate fEleEle1 chromosome 21, fEleEle1.pri, whole genome shotgun sequence genomic region, the following are encoded:
- the iqgap1 gene encoding ras GTPase-activating-like protein IQGAP1 isoform X2, whose protein sequence is MSTSDETEGLRPRYGSVLDGVERLTAEEMDERRQQNMAYEYLCHLEEAKRWMEACLDEELPPTTELEEGLRNGVYLAKLGNFFAPHIVSLKRIYDREQTRYKATGLHFRHTDNVIQWLNAMADKGLPKIFYPETTDIYDRKNMPRCIYCIHALSLYLFKLGLAPQITDLYGKVDFTEEEINNMKSELEKYNIQMPAFSKIGGILANELSVDEAALHAAVIAINDAVDHGDPAGTLAAMRNPNAMLLNLDESAAQHYQDTLYRAKAEKVANSRKRIGENMEVERDVYEELLTHAEIQGNVNKVNLSNALGSAELALLSGDEERLYEALSTSALGLRSLQEKNKGWYLKQLAADREAKDQSTPGEPLNKEELQSGVEVANHIAEGYSKMLQAVDRINAAIKRDVAEDTVNELMNPDAQLPQVYPSAAELYQRELFSLQQQSSEGSLMHPELLVAVEMLSSVVLINEALAVGNRVAVWKQLSSPVTGLSNVEDEYTQRYMDELMRLKAVAREEGSEYLTWNDIQACVDQVNSTVQEEHERIAAIGLINEALDEGDPKKTLETLQLPAAKLTDVAPPIAQHYFDKLLEARREKAHETQDPSAVLWLDEIQEAVFESNKDTEEAQQFSQAIQAINEAVDSGDAANTLVTLRAPGASLYGVTPECAQTYQDELAKVKEAKKKEGDNGSDCMRHWVKGGHNYYYNLSTKEGTWDEPPNFVQNNTQLNKDEIQSSVSGVTAAYNREQLWLANESLIAKLQARCRGFMVRRGLKERLNYLKSQDPAIQCIQAHWKGFKERKAFNGRKQYLKDHTEDAVKIQSMVRMHQARKKYRDRLQYFKDHINDVVKIQAFIRANKARDDYKTLINADDPPMAVVRKFVHLLDHSDQDFQEELELMRLREEVITNIRSNQQLENDLNLMDIKIGLLVKNKITLQEVVSHSKKLTKKNKGELSNLMMMNKQKGGLKALSKEKREKLEAYQYLFYLLQTNPSYLAKLIFQMPQNKSTKFMDSVIFTLYNYASNQREEYLLLNLFKTALQEEIKSKVDQIQEIVTGNPTVIKMVVSFHRGARGQNALRQILAPVVKEIMEDKTLNIKTDPVDIYKSWVNQMESQTGEASKLPYDVTPEQAMSHEEVRTRLEASIKNMRTVTDKFLSAIVVSVDTIPYGMRFIAKVLKDTLHEKFPDATEDELLKIVGNLLYYRYMNPAIVAPDAFDIIDMSAGGQLTTDQRRNLGSIAKMLQHAASNKMFLGDNAHLNPINEYLTNSYQKFRRFFLAACDVPSLEDKFNVDQYSDLVTVSKPVIYISIGEIINTHTLLLDHQDAIAPEHNDPLHELLEDLGEVPTIESLIGENPLPPDDPNKEMMGKTEVSLTLTNKFDVPGEANAEMDAKTLLLNTKRLIVDVIRFQPGETLSEILESSSTPEQEAEYQRAMQRRAIRDAKTPEKMKQAKPVVDDSLTLQGKKEKIKSNLQRLAELGKVHPENRYQDLINDITKDIRNQRRYRQRRKAELVKLQQTNAALNSKSSFYNVQIDYYNQYIKTCMDNLASKGKVSKKPGDNKAKKSKQVSQKYTAARLHEKGVLIEIEDLQTNQFKNVIFEISPSEVVGVFDIKAKFMGVHLETLMLEYQDLLQLQYEGVAVMKLFDRATVNVNLLIFLLNKKFYGK, encoded by the exons CTGTCCTGGATGGCGTGGAGCGGCTCACAGCCGAGGAGATGGACGAACGGCGGCAGCAGAACATGGCCTACGAGTACTTGTGTCATCTGGAAGAGGCCAAGCG ATGGATGGAGGCATGTTTAGATGAGGAGCTACCCCCCACCACAGAGCTGGAGGAGGGCCTCCGTAATGGCGTGTACCTGGCCAAGCTTGGCAACTTCTTCGCCCCGCACATTGTCTCCCTGAAGAGGATTTACGACCGTGAGCAGACGCGGTACAAG GCCACCGGGCTGCacttcagacacacagacaatgtGATTCAGTGGTTGAACGCCATGGCGGATAAAGGCCTTCCCAAG ATCTTCTATCCTGAGACTACAGACATCTACGACAGGAAGAACATGCCTCGCTGCATTTACTGTATCCACGCGCTCAG CCTGTACTTGTTCAAGCTTGGCCTTGCCCCACAGATCACGGACTTGTATGGAAAGGTCGACTTTACAG agGAGGAGATTAACAACATGAAGAGCGAGCTGGAGAAGTACAACATTCAGATGCCTGCTTTCAGCAAGATCGGCGGCATCCTGGCCAATGAGCTGTCCGTGGACGAGGCAGCTT TGCACGCTGCCGTGATCGCCATCAATGATGCTGTCGACCACGGAGACCCAGCAGGCACACTGGCAGCCATGAGAAACCCCAACGCCATGCTGCTCAACCTGGACGAGAGTGCCGCACAGCACTACCAGGACACACTGTATCGGGCCAAAGCAGAGAAAGTGGCCAACTCCCGAAAGAGG ATTGGGGAGAacatggaggtggagagggatgTATATGAGGAACTGCTCACACATGCTGAAATCCAGGGCAATGTCAATAAAGTCAACT TGTCCAACGCCCTGGGCTCGGCGGAGCTCGCCCTGCTGAGCGGAGATGAGGAGCGGCTCTATGAAGCCCTCTCCACATCAGCTTTGGGCCTCCGTTCACTGCAGGAGAAGAATAAGGGCTGGTACCTCAAGCAGCTGGCAGCAGACCGAGAGGCCAAAGACCAG AGTACTCCCGGAGAACCCCTGAACAAAGAGGAACTCCagagtggggtggaggtggCCAACCACATTGCAGAAGGCTATTCAAAAA TGCTGCAGGCGGTGGACAGGATCAATGCGGCCATTAAGAGGGACGTGGCGGAGGACACCGTGAACGAGCTGATGAATCCAGATGCACAGCTTCCTCAGGTGTACCCCAGCGCTGCTGAACTCTACCAGAGAGAGCTCTTCAGCCTGCAGCAGCAAAGTTCTGAG GGCTCCCTCATGCACCCAGAGCTGCTGGTGGCAGTGGAGATGCTGTCGTCGGTGGTCCTGATTAACGAGGCCCTAGCCGTGGGCAACCGGGTGGCCGTGTGGAAGCAGCTGAGTAGCCCCGTCACAGGTCTCAGTAACGTGGAAGACGAGTACACTCAGAG GTACATGGACGAGCTGATGCGTCTCAAGGCTGTGGCTAGGGAAGAGGGCAGCGAGTACCTGACCTGGAATGACATCCAGGCCTGTGTGGACCAGGTGAACAGCACTGTCCAGGAGGAGCATGAGA GGATCGCTGCGATTGGCCTGATCAACGAGGCTCTGGATGAGGGTGACCCCAAGAAGACGCTGGAGACTCTGCAGCTCCCTGCCGCCAAGCTGACAGACGTGGCTCCGCCCATCGCTCAGCACTATTTTGACAAGCTCCTGGAGGCGCGGAGGGAGAAGGCTCAC GAGACCCAGGACCCATCAGCTGTGCTCTGGTTGGATGAGATCCAGGAGGCTGTCTTTGAATCCAATAAAGACACAGAGGAGGCCCAGCAAT TCTCTCAGGCAATCCAGGCTATTAACGAGGCCGTGGATAGTGGGGATGCAGCAAACACGCTGGTGACCCTGCGTGCACCTGGTGCCAGTCTGTATGGTGTGACCCCAGAGTGTGCCCAGACCTACCAGGACGAACTGGCCAAGGTCAAGGAGGCCAAAAAGAAGGAGG GTGATAATGGCAGTGACTGCATGAGGCACTGGGTCAAAGGAGGGCATAACTACTACTACAACCTGAGCACCAAAGAGGGCACGTGGGATGAGCCTCCCAACTTTGTGCAGAACAACACACAGCTGAATAAGGATGAAATCCAG TCTTCTGTGTCTGGCGTGACTGCTGCCTACAACCGGGAGCAACTGTGGCTGGCCAATGAGAGCCTGATAGCCAAGCTGCAAGCACGTTGCCGTGGGTTTATGGTGCGGCGGGGTCTGAAAGAGCGTCTCAACTATTTAAAATCCCAGGACCCTGCAATCCAGTGTATACAG GCCCACTGGAAGggtttcaaagaaagaaaggcatTCAATGGAAGGAAACAGTACTTGAAGGACCACACCGAAGATGCTGTCAAG ATCCAGTCAATGGTTAGGATGCACCAGGCTCGCAAAAAATACAGAGATCGCCTACAATACTTCAAAGACCAT ATTAATGATGTGGTGAAAATTCAGGCCTTCATCCGAGCCAACAAAGCGAGGGATGACTACAAGACTCTTA TCAATGCGGATGATCCTCCGATGGCGGTCGTCCGTAAGTTTGTGCACCTGTTGGATCACAGTGACCAGGATTTCCAGGAGGAGCTAGAACTGATGCGCCTGCGTGAGGAAGTGATCACGAACATCCGCTCCAACCAGCAACTTGAGAATGACCTCAACCTGATGGACATCAAGATCGGCCTGCTGGTGAAGAATAAGATCAcactgcaggaggtggtttCCCATAGCAAGAAGCTGACCAAGAAGAACAAGGGTGAGCTCTCCAACCTTATGATGATGAACAAACAGAAGGGAGGCCTGAAGGCCCTCAGCAAAGAGAAGCGAGAGAAACTGGAAGCCTATCAGTACCTCTTCTACCTGCTGCAG ACCAATCCCAGCTACCTAGCTAAGCTGATCTTCCAGATGCCCCAGAACAAGTCCACAAAGTTCATGGACTCTGTGATTTTCACATTATACAACTATGCCTCCAACCAGCGTGAAGAGTACCTATTGCTCAATCTCTTCAAAACAGCACTGCAAGAGGAAATCAA ATCAAAAGTGGACCAGATCCAGGAGATTGTGACTGGGAATCCCACAGTCATCAAGATGGTGGTGAGCTTTCACAGGGGAGCTCGGGGTCAGAATGCCCTGAGGCAGATTCTCGCTCCTGTTGTCAAAGAAATCATGGAAGACAAGACGCTAAACATCAAAACCGATCCAGTGGATATTTATAAAAGCTGGGTGAATCAGATGGAGTCTCAGACTGGAGAGGCCAG CAAACTGCCTTATGATGTCACCCCAGAACAAGCAATGAGCCATGAGGAGGTTCGCACGCGCCTTGAGGCCTCCATCAAGAACATGCGGACAGTTACAGACAAATTCCTATCGGCCATTGTAGTTTCCGTTGACACAATACC GTATGGGATGCGCTTCATTGCCAAGGTGCTGAAGGATACGCTTCATGAAAAGTTCCCTGATGCCACCGAGGATGAGCTTTTGAAG ATCGTTGGAAACCTACTGTATTATCGCTACATGAATCCGGCCATTGTAGCTCCGGATGCCTTTGACATAATTGACATGTCAGCAGGGGGTCAACTGACCACAGACCAACGGCGGAACCTGGGATCAATTGCTAAAATGCTGCAGCACGCTGCCTCCAACAAGATGTTTCTTGGAGACAATGCCCATCTAAACCCCATCAATGAGTACCTTACCAACTCCTACCAGAAATTTAG ACGGTTTTTCTTGGCAGCCTGTGACGTGCCGTCGCTAGAGGACAAATTCAATGTGGATCAGTACTCTGACCTGGTCACCGTGAGCAAACCTGTTATCTACATCTCCATTGGCGAGATCATCAATACTCACACG CTTTTGCTGGATCACCAGGATGCCATTGCTCCAGAGCACAATGACCCACTTCATGAGCTGCTAGAGGATTTGGGAGAGGTACCTACAATAGAATCTCTGATAG GTGAGAACCCGCTACCCCCTGACGACCCTAATAAGGAAATGATGGGGAAGACTGaggtctctctcaccctcactaACAAATTTGATGTCCCTGGGGAAGCTAATGCTGAAATGGATGCCAAAACTCTTCTCCTAAA CACCAAGAGGCTCATTGTGGATGTGATCCGGTTTCAGCCTGGAGAAACGCTCTCTGAAATCCTGGAATCATCTTCAACACCAGAGCAG GAGGCAGAGTATCAGCGGGCCATGCAGAGGCGAGCCATCCGCGATGCTAAGACCCCTGAGAAGATGAAGCAGGCCAAACCAGTGGTGGATGACAGCCTCACTCTGCAGGGCAAGAAGGAGAAGATCAAGAGCAACCTACAGAGGCTGGCTGAGTTGGGCAAAGTTCACCCAGAAAACAGATACCAGGATCTCATTAATGACATCACCAAG GACATCAGAAATCAGAGGAGGTACCGTCAGCGAAGGAAGGCAGAGCTTGTGAAACTTCAGCAGACCAACGCTGCTCTCAACTCCAAGTCCAGCTTCTACAATGTGCAGATAGACTACTACAATCAGTATATTAAGACCTGCATGGATAATCTAGCCAGCAAGGGCAA GGTATCGAAGAAGCCTGGAGACAACAAGGCCAAGAAGAGCAAGCAGGTGTCACAGAAGTACACAGCAGCACGGCTGCATGAGAAAGGAGTGCTAATCGAGATTGAGGATCTGCAGACGAACCA GTTTAAGAACGTAATTTTTGAGATCTCCCCATCTGAGGTTGTGGGAGTGTTTGATATAAAAGCCAAGTTTATGGGAGTCCATTTGGAGACGTTAATGTTGGAATACCAG GATCTCCTGCAATTACAGTATGAGGGGGTGGCAGTCATGAAGCTCTTTGACCGGGCCACTGTAAATGTCAACCTGCTCATTTTCTTGCTTAATAAGAAATTTTATGGCAAGTAG
- the iqgap1 gene encoding ras GTPase-activating-like protein IQGAP1 isoform X1, with protein MSTSDETEGLRPRYGSVLDGVERLTAEEMDERRQQNMAYEYLCHLEEAKRWMEACLDEELPPTTELEEGLRNGVYLAKLGNFFAPHIVSLKRIYDREQTRYKATGLHFRHTDNVIQWLNAMADKGLPKIFYPETTDIYDRKNMPRCIYCIHALSLYLFKLGLAPQITDLYGKVDFTEEEINNMKSELEKYNIQMPAFSKIGGILANELSVDEAALHAAVIAINDAVDHGDPAGTLAAMRNPNAMLLNLDESAAQHYQDTLYRAKAEKVANSRKRIGENMEVERDVYEELLTHAEIQGNVNKVNLSNALGSAELALLSGDEERLYEALSTSALGLRSLQEKNKGWYLKQLAADREAKDQSTPGEPLNKEELQSGVEVANHIAEGYSKMLQAVDRINAAIKRDVAEDTVNELMNPDAQLPQVYPSAAELYQRELFSLQQQSSEGSLMHPELLVAVEMLSSVVLINEALAVGNRVAVWKQLSSPVTGLSNVEDEYTQRYMDELMRLKAVAREEGSEYLTWNDIQACVDQVNSTVQEEHERIAAIGLINEALDEGDPKKTLETLQLPAAKLTDVAPPIAQHYFDKLLEARREKAHETQDPSAVLWLDEIQEAVFESNKDTEEAQQFSQAIQAINEAVDSGDAANTLVTLRAPGASLYGVTPECAQTYQDELAKVKEAKKKEGDNGSDCMRHWVKGGHNYYYNLSTKEGTWDEPPNFVQNNTQLNKDEIQSSVSGVTAAYNREQLWLANESLIAKLQARCRGFMVRRGLKERLNYLKSQDPAIQCIQAHWKGFKERKAFNGRKQYLKDHTEDAVKIQSMVRMHQARKKYRDRLQYFKDHINDVVKIQAFIRANKARDDYKTLINADDPPMAVVRKFVHLLDHSDQDFQEELELMRLREEVITNIRSNQQLENDLNLMDIKIGLLVKNKITLQEVVSHSKKLTKKNKGELSNLMMMNKQKGGLKALSKEKREKLEAYQYLFYLLQTNPSYLAKLIFQMPQNKSTKFMDSVIFTLYNYASNQREEYLLLNLFKTALQEEIKSKVDQIQEIVTGNPTVIKMVVSFHRGARGQNALRQILAPVVKEIMEDKTLNIKTDPVDIYKSWVNQMESQTGEASKLPYDVTPEQAMSHEEVRTRLEASIKNMRTVTDKFLSAIVVSVDTIPYGMRFIAKVLKDTLHEKFPDATEDELLKIVGNLLYYRYMNPAIVAPDAFDIIDMSAGGQLTTDQRRNLGSIAKMLQHAASNKMFLGDNAHLNPINEYLTNSYQKFSRRFFLAACDVPSLEDKFNVDQYSDLVTVSKPVIYISIGEIINTHTLLLDHQDAIAPEHNDPLHELLEDLGEVPTIESLIGENPLPPDDPNKEMMGKTEVSLTLTNKFDVPGEANAEMDAKTLLLNTKRLIVDVIRFQPGETLSEILESSSTPEQEAEYQRAMQRRAIRDAKTPEKMKQAKPVVDDSLTLQGKKEKIKSNLQRLAELGKVHPENRYQDLINDITKDIRNQRRYRQRRKAELVKLQQTNAALNSKSSFYNVQIDYYNQYIKTCMDNLASKGKVSKKPGDNKAKKSKQVSQKYTAARLHEKGVLIEIEDLQTNQFKNVIFEISPSEVVGVFDIKAKFMGVHLETLMLEYQDLLQLQYEGVAVMKLFDRATVNVNLLIFLLNKKFYGK; from the exons CTGTCCTGGATGGCGTGGAGCGGCTCACAGCCGAGGAGATGGACGAACGGCGGCAGCAGAACATGGCCTACGAGTACTTGTGTCATCTGGAAGAGGCCAAGCG ATGGATGGAGGCATGTTTAGATGAGGAGCTACCCCCCACCACAGAGCTGGAGGAGGGCCTCCGTAATGGCGTGTACCTGGCCAAGCTTGGCAACTTCTTCGCCCCGCACATTGTCTCCCTGAAGAGGATTTACGACCGTGAGCAGACGCGGTACAAG GCCACCGGGCTGCacttcagacacacagacaatgtGATTCAGTGGTTGAACGCCATGGCGGATAAAGGCCTTCCCAAG ATCTTCTATCCTGAGACTACAGACATCTACGACAGGAAGAACATGCCTCGCTGCATTTACTGTATCCACGCGCTCAG CCTGTACTTGTTCAAGCTTGGCCTTGCCCCACAGATCACGGACTTGTATGGAAAGGTCGACTTTACAG agGAGGAGATTAACAACATGAAGAGCGAGCTGGAGAAGTACAACATTCAGATGCCTGCTTTCAGCAAGATCGGCGGCATCCTGGCCAATGAGCTGTCCGTGGACGAGGCAGCTT TGCACGCTGCCGTGATCGCCATCAATGATGCTGTCGACCACGGAGACCCAGCAGGCACACTGGCAGCCATGAGAAACCCCAACGCCATGCTGCTCAACCTGGACGAGAGTGCCGCACAGCACTACCAGGACACACTGTATCGGGCCAAAGCAGAGAAAGTGGCCAACTCCCGAAAGAGG ATTGGGGAGAacatggaggtggagagggatgTATATGAGGAACTGCTCACACATGCTGAAATCCAGGGCAATGTCAATAAAGTCAACT TGTCCAACGCCCTGGGCTCGGCGGAGCTCGCCCTGCTGAGCGGAGATGAGGAGCGGCTCTATGAAGCCCTCTCCACATCAGCTTTGGGCCTCCGTTCACTGCAGGAGAAGAATAAGGGCTGGTACCTCAAGCAGCTGGCAGCAGACCGAGAGGCCAAAGACCAG AGTACTCCCGGAGAACCCCTGAACAAAGAGGAACTCCagagtggggtggaggtggCCAACCACATTGCAGAAGGCTATTCAAAAA TGCTGCAGGCGGTGGACAGGATCAATGCGGCCATTAAGAGGGACGTGGCGGAGGACACCGTGAACGAGCTGATGAATCCAGATGCACAGCTTCCTCAGGTGTACCCCAGCGCTGCTGAACTCTACCAGAGAGAGCTCTTCAGCCTGCAGCAGCAAAGTTCTGAG GGCTCCCTCATGCACCCAGAGCTGCTGGTGGCAGTGGAGATGCTGTCGTCGGTGGTCCTGATTAACGAGGCCCTAGCCGTGGGCAACCGGGTGGCCGTGTGGAAGCAGCTGAGTAGCCCCGTCACAGGTCTCAGTAACGTGGAAGACGAGTACACTCAGAG GTACATGGACGAGCTGATGCGTCTCAAGGCTGTGGCTAGGGAAGAGGGCAGCGAGTACCTGACCTGGAATGACATCCAGGCCTGTGTGGACCAGGTGAACAGCACTGTCCAGGAGGAGCATGAGA GGATCGCTGCGATTGGCCTGATCAACGAGGCTCTGGATGAGGGTGACCCCAAGAAGACGCTGGAGACTCTGCAGCTCCCTGCCGCCAAGCTGACAGACGTGGCTCCGCCCATCGCTCAGCACTATTTTGACAAGCTCCTGGAGGCGCGGAGGGAGAAGGCTCAC GAGACCCAGGACCCATCAGCTGTGCTCTGGTTGGATGAGATCCAGGAGGCTGTCTTTGAATCCAATAAAGACACAGAGGAGGCCCAGCAAT TCTCTCAGGCAATCCAGGCTATTAACGAGGCCGTGGATAGTGGGGATGCAGCAAACACGCTGGTGACCCTGCGTGCACCTGGTGCCAGTCTGTATGGTGTGACCCCAGAGTGTGCCCAGACCTACCAGGACGAACTGGCCAAGGTCAAGGAGGCCAAAAAGAAGGAGG GTGATAATGGCAGTGACTGCATGAGGCACTGGGTCAAAGGAGGGCATAACTACTACTACAACCTGAGCACCAAAGAGGGCACGTGGGATGAGCCTCCCAACTTTGTGCAGAACAACACACAGCTGAATAAGGATGAAATCCAG TCTTCTGTGTCTGGCGTGACTGCTGCCTACAACCGGGAGCAACTGTGGCTGGCCAATGAGAGCCTGATAGCCAAGCTGCAAGCACGTTGCCGTGGGTTTATGGTGCGGCGGGGTCTGAAAGAGCGTCTCAACTATTTAAAATCCCAGGACCCTGCAATCCAGTGTATACAG GCCCACTGGAAGggtttcaaagaaagaaaggcatTCAATGGAAGGAAACAGTACTTGAAGGACCACACCGAAGATGCTGTCAAG ATCCAGTCAATGGTTAGGATGCACCAGGCTCGCAAAAAATACAGAGATCGCCTACAATACTTCAAAGACCAT ATTAATGATGTGGTGAAAATTCAGGCCTTCATCCGAGCCAACAAAGCGAGGGATGACTACAAGACTCTTA TCAATGCGGATGATCCTCCGATGGCGGTCGTCCGTAAGTTTGTGCACCTGTTGGATCACAGTGACCAGGATTTCCAGGAGGAGCTAGAACTGATGCGCCTGCGTGAGGAAGTGATCACGAACATCCGCTCCAACCAGCAACTTGAGAATGACCTCAACCTGATGGACATCAAGATCGGCCTGCTGGTGAAGAATAAGATCAcactgcaggaggtggtttCCCATAGCAAGAAGCTGACCAAGAAGAACAAGGGTGAGCTCTCCAACCTTATGATGATGAACAAACAGAAGGGAGGCCTGAAGGCCCTCAGCAAAGAGAAGCGAGAGAAACTGGAAGCCTATCAGTACCTCTTCTACCTGCTGCAG ACCAATCCCAGCTACCTAGCTAAGCTGATCTTCCAGATGCCCCAGAACAAGTCCACAAAGTTCATGGACTCTGTGATTTTCACATTATACAACTATGCCTCCAACCAGCGTGAAGAGTACCTATTGCTCAATCTCTTCAAAACAGCACTGCAAGAGGAAATCAA ATCAAAAGTGGACCAGATCCAGGAGATTGTGACTGGGAATCCCACAGTCATCAAGATGGTGGTGAGCTTTCACAGGGGAGCTCGGGGTCAGAATGCCCTGAGGCAGATTCTCGCTCCTGTTGTCAAAGAAATCATGGAAGACAAGACGCTAAACATCAAAACCGATCCAGTGGATATTTATAAAAGCTGGGTGAATCAGATGGAGTCTCAGACTGGAGAGGCCAG CAAACTGCCTTATGATGTCACCCCAGAACAAGCAATGAGCCATGAGGAGGTTCGCACGCGCCTTGAGGCCTCCATCAAGAACATGCGGACAGTTACAGACAAATTCCTATCGGCCATTGTAGTTTCCGTTGACACAATACC GTATGGGATGCGCTTCATTGCCAAGGTGCTGAAGGATACGCTTCATGAAAAGTTCCCTGATGCCACCGAGGATGAGCTTTTGAAG ATCGTTGGAAACCTACTGTATTATCGCTACATGAATCCGGCCATTGTAGCTCCGGATGCCTTTGACATAATTGACATGTCAGCAGGGGGTCAACTGACCACAGACCAACGGCGGAACCTGGGATCAATTGCTAAAATGCTGCAGCACGCTGCCTCCAACAAGATGTTTCTTGGAGACAATGCCCATCTAAACCCCATCAATGAGTACCTTACCAACTCCTACCAGAAATTTAG CAGACGGTTTTTCTTGGCAGCCTGTGACGTGCCGTCGCTAGAGGACAAATTCAATGTGGATCAGTACTCTGACCTGGTCACCGTGAGCAAACCTGTTATCTACATCTCCATTGGCGAGATCATCAATACTCACACG CTTTTGCTGGATCACCAGGATGCCATTGCTCCAGAGCACAATGACCCACTTCATGAGCTGCTAGAGGATTTGGGAGAGGTACCTACAATAGAATCTCTGATAG GTGAGAACCCGCTACCCCCTGACGACCCTAATAAGGAAATGATGGGGAAGACTGaggtctctctcaccctcactaACAAATTTGATGTCCCTGGGGAAGCTAATGCTGAAATGGATGCCAAAACTCTTCTCCTAAA CACCAAGAGGCTCATTGTGGATGTGATCCGGTTTCAGCCTGGAGAAACGCTCTCTGAAATCCTGGAATCATCTTCAACACCAGAGCAG GAGGCAGAGTATCAGCGGGCCATGCAGAGGCGAGCCATCCGCGATGCTAAGACCCCTGAGAAGATGAAGCAGGCCAAACCAGTGGTGGATGACAGCCTCACTCTGCAGGGCAAGAAGGAGAAGATCAAGAGCAACCTACAGAGGCTGGCTGAGTTGGGCAAAGTTCACCCAGAAAACAGATACCAGGATCTCATTAATGACATCACCAAG GACATCAGAAATCAGAGGAGGTACCGTCAGCGAAGGAAGGCAGAGCTTGTGAAACTTCAGCAGACCAACGCTGCTCTCAACTCCAAGTCCAGCTTCTACAATGTGCAGATAGACTACTACAATCAGTATATTAAGACCTGCATGGATAATCTAGCCAGCAAGGGCAA GGTATCGAAGAAGCCTGGAGACAACAAGGCCAAGAAGAGCAAGCAGGTGTCACAGAAGTACACAGCAGCACGGCTGCATGAGAAAGGAGTGCTAATCGAGATTGAGGATCTGCAGACGAACCA GTTTAAGAACGTAATTTTTGAGATCTCCCCATCTGAGGTTGTGGGAGTGTTTGATATAAAAGCCAAGTTTATGGGAGTCCATTTGGAGACGTTAATGTTGGAATACCAG GATCTCCTGCAATTACAGTATGAGGGGGTGGCAGTCATGAAGCTCTTTGACCGGGCCACTGTAAATGTCAACCTGCTCATTTTCTTGCTTAATAAGAAATTTTATGGCAAGTAG